From the Candidatus Latescibacter sp. genome, one window contains:
- a CDS encoding transposase — translation HHLGETVKPHEAMDKLPWVHILIGNAKSFIRGTYHGVSHKHLQCYLNEFCYRFNRRFNELLITDRLLTACLNTSTITYAELTR, via the coding sequence TCATCATCTTGGAGAAACTGTAAAACCACATGAGGCTATGGATAAACTCCCGTGGGTACATATCCTTATCGGAAATGCCAAAAGCTTTATCCGGGGTACCTATCATGGTGTAAGCCACAAACATCTTCAATGTTACCTGAATGAATTTTGTTATCGCTTTAACCGGCGATTCAATGAATTACTGATTACTGACAGACTCTTAACTGCTTGTCTGAATACCTCCACTATTACCTATGCGGAGTTAACTCGATAA